The following are encoded together in the Triticum dicoccoides isolate Atlit2015 ecotype Zavitan chromosome 6B, WEW_v2.0, whole genome shotgun sequence genome:
- the LOC119323395 gene encoding ADP-ribosylation factor-like protein 8c translates to MGLWDSLLNWLRSLFFKQEMELSLVGLQNAGKTSLVNSIATGGYSEDMIPTVGFNMRKVTKGNVTIKLWDLGGQRRFRTMWERYCRGVTAILYVVDAADRDSVPIAKSELHDLLTKQSLSGIPLLILGNKIDKSEALSKPALVDQLGLESIKDREVCCYMISCKDSVNIDVVIDWLIKHSKTAN, encoded by the exons ATGGGGCTCTGGGACTCGCTCCTCAACTGGCTCCGAAG CCTGTTCTTTAAGCAGGAGATGGAGCTCTCCCTGGTTGGCCTACAGAATGCTGGGAAGACATCTCTAGTCAATTCAATTGCT ACCGGTGGATACAGCGAGGACATGATTCCAACT GTAGGCTTTAATATGCGGAAAGTCACCAAGGgaaatgtcacaattaaactttggGATCTTGGAGGGCAACGTAGATTCCGGACTATGTGGGAGCGCTACTGTCGTGGAGTTACGGCTATTCT ATACGTTGTCGATGCTGCTGACCGGGATAGCGTTCCGATTGCTAAAAGTGAATTGCATGACCTGCTGACAAAACAATCTTTATCTGGGATCCCCTTACTTATCCTTGGCAACAAAATTGACAAGTCAGAGGCACTTTCTAAGCCGGCATTAGTTGATCAACT AGGCCTGGAATCTATAAAGGACCGTGAAGTTTGCTGCTACATGATCTCTTGCAAGGACTCGGTGAACATAGATGTTGTCATTGATTGGCTCATCAAGCATTCTAAGACTGCAAATTAG